In one Pygocentrus nattereri isolate fPygNat1 chromosome 21, fPygNat1.pri, whole genome shotgun sequence genomic region, the following are encoded:
- the LOC108435392 gene encoding cytochrome b561 domain-containing protein 1 isoform X2 — protein sequence MWSTARSGRDWACASTGCTRACARWPSWARTRSRLASPCSCPRWQDPGRFCLCMTEGILLFSADGSPFCFKSRKGKIRVHWILQALMLLAAATGLGFMVASKNVSARPHLASWHSILGVATLVATALQAACGVCLLFPKLLGISSMPRLRLYHATCGLVAYLLATITVVAAMFTDWFQAAVKGATWYGFLLLPLFPALVVMNQITNSFLPKKKLTT from the exons ATGTGGAGTACAGCCCGGTCGGGGAGGGACTGGGCATGCGCGAGTACTGGCTGTACGCGTGCCTGCGCAAGGTGGCCGTCGTGGGCGCGCACGCGGTCGCGCTTGGCTTCACCGTGCTCGTGTCCGCGCTGGCAAGACCCGGGACGA ttctGTCTCTGCATGACGGAGGGGATCCTGCTGTTTTCAGCCGACGGCTCCCCGTTCTGCTTCAAGTCCCGTAAAGGGAAGATCCGCGTGCACTGGATCCTGCAGGCTCTGATGCTGCTGGCCGCCGCCACCGGCCTGGGCTTCATGGTGGCCAGTAAGAACGTGTCGGCGCGCCCCCACCTGGCCTCGTGGCACAGCATACTGGGTGTAGCCACTCTGGTGGCCACAGCGCTGCAGGCGGCCTGTGGCGTGTGCCTGCTTTTCCCCAAACTCCTCGGCATCTCGTCCATGCCGCGCCTGCGCCTCTACCACGCCACCTGCGGCCTGGTGGCCTACCTGCTGGCCACCATCACAGTCGTGGCGGCCATGTTTACGGACTGGTTCCAGGCCGCGGTGAAAGGAGCCACGTGGTACGGCTTCCTGCTGCTGCCGCTGTTCCCCGCTCTGGTGGTGATGAACCAAATCACAAACTCCTTCCTGCCCAAGAAGAAGCTCACGACGTGA
- the LOC108435392 gene encoding cytochrome b561 domain-containing protein 1 isoform X1, with protein sequence MRSDVEYSPVGEGLGMREYWLYACLRKVAVVGAHAVALGFTVLVSALARPGTSLFSWHPLCMSLGFCLCMTEGILLFSADGSPFCFKSRKGKIRVHWILQALMLLAAATGLGFMVASKNVSARPHLASWHSILGVATLVATALQAACGVCLLFPKLLGISSMPRLRLYHATCGLVAYLLATITVVAAMFTDWFQAAVKGATWYGFLLLPLFPALVVMNQITNSFLPKKKLTT encoded by the exons ATGCGCTCGGATGTGGAGTACAGCCCGGTCGGGGAGGGACTGGGCATGCGCGAGTACTGGCTGTACGCGTGCCTGCGCAAGGTGGCCGTCGTGGGCGCGCACGCGGTCGCGCTTGGCTTCACCGTGCTCGTGTCCGCGCTGGCAAGACCCGGGACGA gtcTCTTTTCTTGGCATCCTCTCTGCATGTCACTTGGG ttctGTCTCTGCATGACGGAGGGGATCCTGCTGTTTTCAGCCGACGGCTCCCCGTTCTGCTTCAAGTCCCGTAAAGGGAAGATCCGCGTGCACTGGATCCTGCAGGCTCTGATGCTGCTGGCCGCCGCCACCGGCCTGGGCTTCATGGTGGCCAGTAAGAACGTGTCGGCGCGCCCCCACCTGGCCTCGTGGCACAGCATACTGGGTGTAGCCACTCTGGTGGCCACAGCGCTGCAGGCGGCCTGTGGCGTGTGCCTGCTTTTCCCCAAACTCCTCGGCATCTCGTCCATGCCGCGCCTGCGCCTCTACCACGCCACCTGCGGCCTGGTGGCCTACCTGCTGGCCACCATCACAGTCGTGGCGGCCATGTTTACGGACTGGTTCCAGGCCGCGGTGAAAGGAGCCACGTGGTACGGCTTCCTGCTGCTGCCGCTGTTCCCCGCTCTGGTGGTGATGAACCAAATCACAAACTCCTTCCTGCCCAAGAAGAAGCTCACGACGTGA
- the atxn7l2a gene encoding ataxin-7-like protein 2a, giving the protein MMAVRERAVKVMAALDRRVPCLDDFVGQSWSVWAERTSLTAPDGSDGEDCSKNGKKTTETMTLRKEDMSIFGHYPGHDDFYLVVCSHCGQVVKPQAFEKHYERRHGSVGKLYAHMRATPPAAQQRTHPRHGHTPPATGHGTASWSGRNQGAGGPPRPAPQSPSTPPQFRHSKTTKDAVRLSPLEKTSNSGHSESSVFKQPPPLEPPRNSPPPSLRDPPWPHGGPSPSRPVTTERSPSQRAEPSSAPATPGHARGTRPHKVSKKECDLDKHCGVLDPERKKVCTRLLTCNIHSVHQRRKVVGRSKNFDQLVAELKMGSKSRERMAQTHEGSAALSPSLEAPREPTNSPHCRRPLANSPAFRTRTLSESTPEEEKAVREEGGARASSPLVQGRISSDESEGEAAEDPPDWHSTPWHPKPLAYCTFGSCALGHGVFTFDRRLHHLRSAVSTMVESHLSAHLWKKIPQASDPQSQSPSAKPSTVPASPSSTSHHSKPKAGNHNSASVKTSLYSSQGPGKEAHPQSSSTSRTYGQSEKSGGSSQSAAAHSKPARTASQPGGPGRPKNPVGRPSKQQVRLREVERVTPASALRKRKASVGEADAVSPDRNCLSLDRDRDRVRPPVSSKTSPAPNPTPAPDRPTPPSHGQTNGSLSPGHKPPRPQLGPSSAESPHGPSAWPFKRTHTSPPDPHGRGGNSGHHSRVPGYEHRGLGKKRKSNDSSPPTKAHRLPTSPHSGFYPWKESKGAALPVGGEKKLSAPKPKLHR; this is encoded by the exons ATATGTCCATCTTCGGACACTATCCTGGACACGATGACTTCTACCTGGTGGTGTGCAGCCACTGTGGTCAGGTGGTGAAGCCACAGGCCTTCGAGAAGCACTATGAGAGAAGGCACGGGTCTGTGGGGAAGCTCTATGCACACATGCGCGCCACCCCACCTGCTGCCCAGCAACGGACACACCCCCGGCACGGACACACCCCACCCGCCACAGGCCATGGGACGGCCTCCTGGAGCGGCAGGAACCAAGGCGCTGGTGGACCCCCGCGACCCGCGCCCCAGTCGCCATCCACGCCCCCTCAGTTCAGGCACAGCAAGACGACCAAGGACGCAGTTCG TCTCTCTCCTCTGGAAAAGACCTCCAACTCTGGTCACTCCGAGTCCTCAGTCTTCAAGCAGCCTCCACCTTTAGAGCCTCCTCGAAACTCTCCTCCTCCAAGCCTCAGAGACCCACCCTGGCCCCATGGAGGCCCCTCGCCAAGTCGGCCTGTGACCACTGAGAGGTCACCAAGCCAGAGAGCGGAGCCTAGCTCTGCGCCTGCCACACCTGGGCACGCCCGAGGTACCAGGCCTCATAAGGTGTCAA AGAAAGAATGTGACCTGGACAAACACTGCGGCGTGTTGGATCCAGAGAGGAAGAAAGTTTGTACTCGGCTGTTAACCTGCAAT ATTCACTCTGTTCACCAGCGGCGGAAGGTTGTAGGCAGAAGTAAGAACTTTGACCAGCTGGTGGCGGAGCTGAAGATGGGTTCGAAAAGCCGCGAGCGCATGGCCCAGACCCACGAGGGTTCGGCCGCCCTGTCCCCCAGTCTGGAGGCTCCCAGAGAACCCACTAACTCGCCACACTGCAGGAGACCGCTGGCCAACTCCCCTGCCTTCAG GACACGGACGTTATCTGAGAGCACCCCTGAGGAGGAGAAGGCTGTTCGGGAGGAGGGGGGTGCACGGGCTTCGTCTCCCCTCGTTCAGGGCCGGATCTCCAGCGATGAAAGTGAAGGAGAGGCTGCTGAGGACCCCCCTGACTGGCACTCCACCCCCTGGCACCCCAAACCACTCGCG TACTGTACGTTTGGCAGTTGTGCTCTGGGTCACGGTGTCTTCACGTTTGACCGGCGATTACACCATCTGCGGTCTGCTGTAAGCACCATGGTAGAGAGCCACCTCAGTGCCCACCTGTGGAA GAAAATACCTCAAGCATCAGATCCTCAGTCCCAGAGTCCTTCGGCCAAGCCTTCAACTGTTCCTGCCTCCCCTTCCTCCACTTCCCATCATTCCAAACCAAAGGCAGGAAATCACAACTCTGCCTCAGTCAAGACTTCCCTGTACTCCTCCCAGGGACCAGGCAAGGAAGCCCACCCACAGAGTTCCTCCACCAGCAGGACCTATGGTCAGTCTGAGAAATCTGGGGGCAGCAGCCAATCGGCAGCAGCTCACTCTAAGCCCGCTCggacagccagccagccaggGGGTCCGGGGCGGCCCAAGAACCCCGTTGGCCGACCCAGCAAGCAGCAGGTGCGCCTCAGGGAAGTGGAGCGGGTCACACCAGCATCCGCTCTACGAAAGCGCAAGGCCTCTGTGGGCGAGGCTGATGCCGTCAGCCCGGACAGGAACTGTTTGAGCCTGGACAGGGACAGGGATCGGGTCCGGCCACCTGTGTCAAGCAAAACGTCTCCAGCTCCAAATCCAACTCCAGCACCAGACAGGCCAACGCCTCCATCTCACGGACAGACCAATGGCTCGCTCTCCCCAGGGCACAAGCCTCCAAGGCCGCAGCTAGGCCCCTCTTCGGCTGAATCGCCCCACGGCCCCTCGGCGTGGCCATTTAAGCGGACTCACACCTCACCCCCAGACCCGCACGGGCGAGGGGGAAACTCAGGACACCACAGCAGGGTTCCCGGCTACGAGCACAGAGGACTGGGCAAGAAACGCAAAAGCAACGACTCGTCACCTCCCACCAAAGCCCACCGGCTGCCCACCTCCCCTCACTCTGGCTTCTATCCCTGGAAAGAAAGCAAAGGGGCGGCGCTGCCTGTAGGAGGGGAGAAGAAACTCAGTGCACCGAAG CCAAAACTGCATCGCTGA